The Edaphobacter sp. 12200R-103 genome contains a region encoding:
- a CDS encoding helix-turn-helix transcriptional regulator, with protein MPVFLPKEPERNDLKLTAVLYALSDEVRLGIVRQLAERGEQACGVFEIDRPKSSLSHHFRVLRESGVVTTRKDGKQLMNTLRRDDLNARFPELLKAVLREISDGQGRE; from the coding sequence ATGCCGGTCTTTTTGCCGAAGGAGCCTGAGAGAAACGATCTGAAGCTGACGGCAGTGTTGTATGCGCTAAGCGATGAGGTGCGGCTGGGAATTGTGCGTCAACTGGCTGAGCGGGGAGAGCAGGCGTGCGGTGTGTTCGAGATCGATCGACCGAAATCGTCGCTGTCGCATCACTTCAGGGTGCTGCGGGAGTCTGGGGTGGTGACGACGCGGAAGGATGGGAAGCAGTTGATGAACACGCTGCGCAGGGATGATCTGAATGCGCGGTTTCCGGAGCTGTTGAAGGCTGTGCTGAGGGAGATATCTGATGGACAGGGAAGGGAGTGA
- a CDS encoding MFS transporter, producing MKRAVSRTVRRLTPFLMLMYIVSFLDRSNIGFAKQALEASEGISESIYALGAGLFFISYSLCGFPSNLILHKVGAKKWLAFLMVGWGIISMANILISGATSFYLLRLLLGVLEAGFFPGAILYLTYWFPDNVRGRVLGMFYLGVPLALILGGPLSGLLLEIRPLLGLQSWQWMFLVEGFIAVVLGLFAFWYLDNRPSNASWLPADEKQALIHALAIEEESRRSAGPAKILPMLRDVQVMHFLLIYALIQISTYGAVFYLPVEISALLHKPVGLEVGLVSSIPWICTLAAVYFLPRVADKFHRHRQLASLTMLASACASFVFPSAGPLMGLLALSIAVSGFIGVQPLFWMFPTKYLADRAAAGGIAIIGMGNLGGFLAPNLKVWADEYLASPHAGLYLLAGLTLLNAVLIARVKIHQATESTSFTID from the coding sequence TTGAAGCGAGCGGTCTCACGCACGGTTCGGCGGCTCACGCCCTTCCTGATGCTCATGTACATCGTGTCCTTTCTCGACCGCTCGAACATCGGCTTTGCCAAACAGGCTCTGGAGGCATCCGAGGGTATCTCCGAAAGTATCTACGCCTTAGGAGCGGGCCTGTTTTTCATCAGCTATTCGCTCTGCGGATTTCCCAGCAACCTCATCCTCCATAAAGTCGGGGCAAAGAAGTGGCTTGCCTTCCTCATGGTGGGTTGGGGAATCATCTCGATGGCCAACATCCTCATAAGCGGCGCCACCTCGTTTTACCTGCTTCGACTTCTGCTCGGCGTGCTGGAAGCAGGCTTTTTCCCTGGCGCGATTCTCTACCTGACTTACTGGTTTCCCGACAACGTTCGCGGCCGGGTTCTCGGGATGTTCTACCTGGGGGTGCCGCTTGCACTCATTCTCGGGGGCCCTCTCTCGGGCCTGCTGCTTGAGATACGTCCGTTGTTGGGTCTGCAAAGCTGGCAATGGATGTTTCTTGTAGAAGGTTTCATTGCTGTTGTTCTCGGCCTGTTCGCGTTCTGGTATCTGGACAACAGGCCATCCAACGCCTCCTGGCTTCCGGCTGATGAAAAACAGGCGCTGATCCATGCATTGGCAATCGAGGAGGAGAGTCGACGTTCCGCTGGCCCAGCGAAGATTCTTCCAATGCTTCGCGATGTTCAGGTCATGCACTTCCTGCTCATCTACGCACTTATTCAGATCAGTACTTATGGAGCGGTCTTCTACCTCCCGGTCGAGATATCGGCTCTCCTGCATAAGCCTGTTGGCCTCGAAGTGGGCCTGGTCTCCTCGATTCCCTGGATCTGCACGCTCGCCGCGGTCTACTTCCTTCCTCGCGTTGCCGATAAGTTCCACCGGCATCGTCAGTTGGCATCGCTGACCATGCTGGCGTCGGCCTGTGCAAGCTTCGTCTTCCCCTCAGCCGGACCACTCATGGGACTGCTCGCGCTTTCAATCGCTGTATCTGGTTTCATCGGCGTGCAACCGCTCTTTTGGATGTTTCCAACCAAATACCTGGCCGACCGTGCAGCCGCTGGCGGTATCGCCATCATAGGAATGGGCAATCTGGGAGGATTCCTAGCACCTAATCTAAAGGTCTGGGCCGATGAATACCTCGCCTCACCGCATGCAGGCCTGTACCTTCTGGCGGGCCTGACGCTTCTAAACGCAGTCTTGATCGCACGCGTGAAGATTCACCAAGCAACTGAAAGTACATCATTCACAATTGATTAA
- the aqpZ gene encoding aquaporin Z → MPMYKRAAAEFFGTFWLVFGGCGSAVLAAAFPQLGIGFAGVALAFGLTVLTMAFAIGHISGCHLNPAVSIGLVAGKRFPARELPAYIIAQLVGAVAASSVLYLIASGKPGFSLAGGFASNGYGAHSPGGYSLLACFVAETVLTAFFLLVILGSTDERAPKGLAPIAIGLCLTLIHLVGIPVTNTSVNPARSTGPALFVGGWAISQLWLFWVAPILGAIIGGLISNFFFAAPQPPVREELSR, encoded by the coding sequence ATGCCGATGTACAAACGTGCAGCCGCAGAGTTCTTCGGTACCTTCTGGCTCGTCTTCGGAGGCTGCGGCAGCGCAGTTCTCGCAGCCGCATTTCCACAGCTTGGCATCGGCTTTGCCGGTGTCGCTCTCGCCTTCGGGCTTACCGTACTTACCATGGCATTCGCCATCGGACACATCTCAGGCTGCCATCTCAACCCTGCCGTCTCGATCGGCCTCGTCGCCGGCAAACGGTTTCCAGCCAGGGAACTTCCCGCTTATATCATTGCGCAGCTCGTTGGCGCAGTCGCCGCATCCAGCGTGCTCTACCTGATCGCGAGCGGCAAACCCGGCTTCTCGCTCGCAGGAGGCTTTGCCTCCAACGGCTACGGCGCTCACTCCCCCGGGGGTTATTCGCTCCTGGCCTGCTTCGTCGCCGAAACCGTCCTGACCGCCTTCTTTCTCCTCGTCATCCTCGGCTCCACCGATGAGCGCGCTCCGAAAGGCCTCGCCCCCATCGCCATTGGGCTCTGCCTCACTCTCATTCACCTCGTTGGCATCCCGGTCACCAACACCTCCGTCAATCCGGCCCGATCCACAGGACCGGCCCTGTTTGTTGGAGGCTGGGCCATCTCCCAGCTCTGGCTCTTCTGGGTGGCCCCCATCCTGGGAGCAATCATCGGCGGCCTCATCTCTAACTTCTTCTTCGCTGCTCCACAACCACCCGTACGCGAAGAACTCTCCCGTTAA
- the metG gene encoding methionine--tRNA ligase subunit beta, whose amino-acid sequence MSDAQKKFYLTTPIYYVNARPHIGHAYTTIAADVIARRQRTLLGESNVWFLTGTDEHGQKVQRSAHAAGITPQQFTDEVSAQFRALWQRMGITYDDYIRTTEPRHVRGVQKLFSELYSRGHIYLDTYTGQYSVGEEMFVDGPPGTIGPDGKPTETVTEENFYFRLSAFQGQLINLIESGEFCVEPEARRNEVLSFLRGNVNQATDSDAPGPDPQTWVGASQKSAENTIAYSAKGTSYLPGALKDLSISRSSFDWGIPVPEPAASTSQKKHVIYVWLDALANYMTALGYGSENPDDIARLQKFWPADLHLVGKEIIRFHCVYWPAFLLAAGLPLPKKVQAHGWLLFEESKMSKSRGNIVRTETILDAFGSLKPKPVDWPGAPLSDEYWKHEQDLFASDVLRYFLLREISFGQDGSFSFDALVQRYNSDLANGYGNLVSRALSMIEKNLEGTHPELHLPATPTLAEAAQKLWNSASTLISSIADDFTGIRLTRVLTSISAFITEVDGFFSLSTPWKLAKSDAPQAREDLRAVLAVTAESIRIITALLYPILPYSTAKVWAQLGLGDIEAAAKNGGLNHLTWGGLKPGTKLGPLGPIFPRADKGLIQIMTNAEQNPIAPAPSKLVDEKTTHTAPPPSESTHPGAAPRTSSLPHDNPGTQVGASSAPVPELAKPPAPHQEAPASGIFATAAAATDPSQENASITIDDFVKIDLRVAKVLVAERIPKADKLLRLEVDLGYEKRQILSGIAQWYTPEDLIGRRIIIVANLAPRKMRGLESHGMLLAASHGKDGKPILATFAETDEIELGSRLS is encoded by the coding sequence ATGTCCGACGCACAGAAAAAGTTCTACCTGACAACGCCGATTTACTACGTCAACGCGCGCCCCCACATCGGCCACGCCTATACCACCATTGCGGCTGACGTGATCGCCCGTCGCCAGCGCACCCTGCTCGGCGAGTCGAACGTCTGGTTCCTCACTGGAACCGACGAGCACGGACAGAAGGTACAGCGCTCCGCCCACGCCGCCGGAATAACGCCGCAGCAGTTCACAGATGAAGTCTCCGCCCAGTTCCGCGCCCTCTGGCAGCGCATGGGTATCACCTACGATGACTACATCCGCACCACCGAACCGCGTCATGTCCGCGGCGTTCAAAAGCTCTTCTCCGAGCTCTACTCCCGTGGCCACATCTATCTCGACACCTACACCGGCCAGTACTCGGTTGGAGAAGAGATGTTCGTCGACGGCCCCCCCGGAACCATAGGCCCCGACGGCAAACCTACCGAGACCGTCACCGAAGAGAACTTCTACTTCCGTCTTTCTGCCTTCCAGGGTCAACTCATTAACCTCATCGAATCCGGCGAGTTCTGCGTCGAGCCCGAAGCCCGCCGCAACGAGGTTCTCAGCTTCCTCCGCGGCAACGTCAATCAAGCCACCGATTCGGATGCCCCAGGTCCGGATCCTCAGACCTGGGTTGGAGCATCACAAAAATCCGCGGAGAACACGATCGCCTACTCCGCCAAAGGCACCTCCTACCTCCCTGGAGCCCTCAAAGACCTCTCCATCTCCCGCAGTTCCTTCGACTGGGGTATTCCCGTCCCCGAGCCCGCAGCCTCAACCTCGCAAAAGAAGCACGTCATCTATGTCTGGCTCGACGCCCTGGCCAACTACATGACCGCCCTCGGCTACGGCAGCGAAAATCCCGACGACATCGCCAGACTCCAGAAGTTCTGGCCCGCCGACCTCCACCTCGTCGGCAAAGAGATCATCCGCTTCCACTGCGTCTACTGGCCCGCGTTTTTACTTGCGGCTGGCCTTCCGCTCCCGAAGAAGGTCCAGGCCCACGGCTGGTTGCTCTTTGAAGAGTCGAAGATGTCGAAATCGCGCGGCAATATCGTCCGCACCGAGACCATCCTTGACGCCTTCGGTTCACTCAAGCCCAAACCTGTCGACTGGCCGGGCGCGCCGCTCTCCGACGAGTATTGGAAACACGAGCAGGACCTCTTCGCCTCCGACGTCCTCCGCTACTTCCTCCTGCGCGAGATTTCTTTCGGACAGGACGGCTCCTTCTCCTTCGACGCTCTCGTGCAGCGCTACAACTCCGACCTCGCCAACGGCTACGGCAATCTCGTCAGCCGTGCGCTGTCGATGATCGAAAAAAACCTCGAAGGCACGCATCCCGAGCTTCATCTGCCCGCAACGCCGACTCTTGCGGAGGCTGCGCAGAAGCTATGGAATTCTGCTTCCACACTGATCTCATCCATTGCCGATGACTTCACCGGAATCCGCCTTACACGCGTCCTCACCAGCATCTCTGCATTCATAACTGAGGTTGACGGCTTCTTTTCACTCAGCACTCCCTGGAAGCTTGCCAAGTCCGATGCCCCACAGGCCCGCGAAGACCTTCGCGCTGTTCTCGCTGTTACCGCTGAGTCCATCCGCATCATCACCGCGCTTCTCTACCCCATCCTCCCGTACTCCACCGCGAAGGTATGGGCGCAACTCGGTCTCGGCGACATCGAAGCCGCCGCAAAGAACGGCGGGCTGAATCATCTGACCTGGGGCGGTCTCAAACCTGGCACAAAGCTCGGCCCGCTCGGCCCCATCTTCCCCCGCGCCGACAAAGGACTTATCCAGATCATGACCAATGCCGAACAGAACCCGATAGCGCCCGCTCCTTCCAAACTCGTTGATGAGAAGACCACTCACACGGCTCCTCCGCCCTCCGAGTCCACGCATCCCGGAGCAGCTCCGCGCACCAGCAGCCTCCCACACGATAACCCCGGCACCCAGGTAGGAGCCTCCTCCGCTCCCGTGCCTGAGCTCGCCAAGCCCCCCGCGCCGCATCAGGAGGCTCCTGCCTCCGGCATCTTCGCCACTGCGGCAGCCGCTACTGATCCCTCGCAGGAGAACGCCTCGATCACCATCGACGACTTCGTCAAAATCGACCTGCGCGTCGCCAAGGTGCTCGTCGCCGAGCGCATCCCCAAGGCCGATAAGCTCCTCCGCCTCGAAGTCGACCTGGGTTACGAAAAGCGACAGATCCTCTCCGGCATCGCCCAGTGGTATACCCCCGAAGACCTCATCGGACGCCGCATCATCATCGTCGCCAACCTCGCACCCCGCAAGATGCGCGGCCTCGAGTCCCACGGCATGCTCCTCGCTGCCTCCCACGGCAAAGACGGCAAGCCGATCCTCGCCACCTTCGCTGAAACCGACGAGATCGAATTAGGCTCCAGGCTCAGCTAG
- a CDS encoding cupin domain-containing protein: protein MNTLNRRELCIALSALAAVGSFSQEGEAQARSNEVLSQSHSWTFDALPVKHNSNGGASRAVVQGVLATGEAVEVHETTLPAGQMPHPPHKHRHSEFMFIREGDLEFQNDGKPERVGPGGVIFAASNVMHGLKNVGTTPANYFVIAIGRESMAMTPVGGAK, encoded by the coding sequence ATGAATACTCTCAATCGTCGTGAACTCTGTATCGCTCTTTCGGCTCTGGCAGCGGTGGGTAGTTTTTCGCAGGAGGGGGAAGCGCAAGCGAGGTCGAACGAAGTCCTGTCGCAGTCGCACTCGTGGACCTTCGATGCGTTGCCGGTGAAGCACAACTCAAATGGCGGGGCGAGCCGAGCCGTGGTGCAGGGCGTGCTGGCGACCGGGGAAGCGGTGGAGGTGCATGAGACGACGCTGCCTGCGGGGCAGATGCCGCATCCTCCGCATAAGCATCGGCACTCGGAGTTCATGTTTATCCGCGAGGGCGATCTGGAGTTTCAGAACGACGGCAAGCCGGAACGGGTTGGACCGGGCGGTGTGATCTTTGCGGCTTCGAACGTGATGCACGGGCTGAAGAATGTAGGGACGACTCCGGCGAATTATTTTGTGATTGCGATCGGGAGGGAATCGATGGCGATGACCCCGGTGGGTGGGGCGAAGTAG
- a CDS encoding prolipoprotein diacylglyceryl transferase, with amino-acid sequence MYPYIDIGPVHLGTFGLLLWLAAVVATIVLHKNFVRNGIDADALNVVAVVVITGVAGAKLWHELQDPVALRTAMARIAAPGWSHPLDIVVGFLHWFQAGFAWFGGMVAGILMLMWMGRSARFRSLEGAPGKPIGALRMLDLAAPAAAVGYGVGRIGCLLSGDGDYGIKTTLPWGVHMRPDALVPTPDLVQPTPVYELMYSLALAWWLWRRVKNRPPVSVITGEYLVLSGIGRFLVEFVRINPKLYWGMSNAQVAALGSILAGIALVAVARAKNVQWDPEIVEKARS; translated from the coding sequence ATGTATCCGTATATCGATATTGGCCCGGTGCACCTGGGTACGTTCGGGTTGTTGCTGTGGCTGGCCGCCGTTGTCGCTACGATTGTGCTGCATAAGAATTTTGTCCGAAACGGCATTGATGCCGACGCTCTGAATGTTGTTGCCGTTGTGGTGATCACCGGAGTGGCCGGGGCGAAGCTGTGGCATGAGCTGCAGGACCCAGTGGCGTTGCGAACGGCGATGGCCCGCATTGCTGCTCCGGGGTGGTCACATCCGCTTGATATTGTCGTGGGATTCCTGCACTGGTTCCAGGCAGGATTTGCGTGGTTCGGCGGCATGGTTGCGGGAATCCTGATGCTGATGTGGATGGGGCGCTCTGCGCGATTTCGCTCGCTGGAAGGAGCACCCGGCAAGCCTATTGGAGCGTTGCGAATGTTGGACCTGGCGGCTCCGGCGGCAGCGGTTGGGTATGGAGTGGGACGGATCGGCTGCCTGCTCTCCGGCGACGGAGATTATGGAATCAAGACGACGCTGCCATGGGGAGTGCACATGCGGCCGGACGCGCTGGTTCCGACCCCGGACCTCGTGCAGCCAACGCCGGTGTATGAACTGATGTACTCGCTGGCGCTGGCGTGGTGGCTATGGCGCAGGGTAAAGAACCGGCCTCCGGTGAGCGTGATTACAGGCGAGTACCTGGTGCTGAGTGGGATTGGGAGATTCCTGGTGGAGTTTGTCCGGATCAACCCGAAGTTGTACTGGGGCATGAGCAATGCGCAGGTGGCGGCATTGGGATCGATTTTGGCCGGTATTGCCCTGGTAGCGGTGGCACGGGCGAAGAATGTGCAGTGGGATCCCGAGATTGTCGAAAAGGCGCGAAGTTAG
- a CDS encoding M48 family metallopeptidase has protein sequence MSSQLVTIFEEQYRALRPRAPIPPFEIRFRRFTSLNTTIRLREGRLHVRLSDLLEHAPQAVHHAIAHILLAKLYRKPITPAHADRYRRHVSSEAVSRQAEHIRQTRGRKRILTHVGHHFDLNEVFDSLNLRFFHGLLGRPILTWSAHHARRMLGHYDAAHNTIMVSRVFDRPDTPRCAIEYLLYHEMLHLKHPVRVKGGRRCVHSREFQTEERLFPELEEAKAYLRRL, from the coding sequence GTGTCGTCCCAGCTTGTGACCATCTTTGAGGAGCAGTACCGCGCTCTCCGGCCACGTGCCCCCATTCCCCCATTCGAAATCCGCTTCCGCCGTTTTACTTCGCTGAATACAACCATTCGTTTGCGCGAGGGACGTCTCCACGTCCGTCTCTCCGACTTGCTCGAGCACGCTCCCCAGGCCGTGCATCACGCCATCGCCCACATCCTGCTGGCTAAGCTGTACCGCAAGCCCATCACCCCAGCCCACGCAGACCGCTATCGCCGCCACGTCTCGTCCGAAGCCGTCTCACGCCAGGCCGAGCACATCCGCCAGACCCGCGGACGCAAACGAATCCTCACCCACGTCGGTCACCACTTCGATCTCAATGAAGTCTTCGATTCTCTCAACCTCCGCTTCTTCCACGGCCTGCTCGGCCGTCCGATCCTGACCTGGAGCGCGCACCACGCCCGACGCATGCTCGGCCATTACGACGCCGCCCACAACACCATCATGGTCAGCCGCGTCTTCGATCGCCCCGATACCCCGCGTTGTGCCATCGAATATCTCCTCTATCACGAGATGCTCCACCTCAAGCATCCCGTCCGCGTAAAGGGAGGCCGACGATGCGTGCACTCCCGCGAGTTCCAGACCGAAGAGCGCCTTTTTCCTGAGCTTGAAGAAGCCAAAGCCTACCTGCGTCGCCTGTAA
- the hpt gene encoding hypoxanthine phosphoribosyltransferase: MPISTTPAPTAFFPAPETMEVLITQDQIQKRVREIGAQISAEYEGQSIVLIGVLKGAAIFLADLARAIQVDNTFDFVAVSSYGRARVSSGAVKLIKDIDNPIEGRHVIIVEDILDTGLTLSFLRQMMLQHKPASLKIATCLDKPDRRLVPIEADYVAFKIPNQFIIGYGMDYAEHYRGVEDIRLFPEDAGH; encoded by the coding sequence ATGCCCATCAGTACCACGCCTGCACCCACCGCGTTTTTTCCGGCCCCCGAAACCATGGAAGTCCTCATCACCCAAGATCAGATTCAGAAACGGGTCCGGGAGATCGGGGCTCAGATCTCTGCCGAATACGAAGGACAGTCCATCGTTCTCATCGGAGTCCTCAAAGGTGCAGCCATCTTCCTCGCCGACCTCGCCCGCGCCATTCAGGTCGACAATACCTTCGACTTCGTCGCCGTCTCCAGCTACGGACGCGCCCGTGTCTCCTCCGGCGCCGTCAAGCTCATCAAGGACATCGATAATCCCATCGAAGGCAGGCACGTCATCATCGTCGAAGACATCCTCGACACCGGACTCACCCTCAGCTTCCTGCGCCAGATGATGCTGCAGCACAAGCCCGCATCCCTCAAGATCGCCACCTGCCTCGATAAGCCCGACCGCCGGCTCGTCCCCATCGAGGCCGACTATGTCGCCTTCAAGATTCCCAACCAGTTCATCATCGGCTACGGCATGGACTACGCTGAACACTATCGGGGCGTAGAAGACATCCGCCTCTTCCCCGAGGATGCTGGGCATTGA
- a CDS encoding TatD family hydrolase: MLIDSHAHLDFYTTSPTDRDEVLSRAWDAGVKTILAIGIGENPSQMHVALDLANSVTSSHQPSIFASAGIHPEQAHNATPEALAELARLAAHPRCIAVGEIGLDYYHIENPDITTQQQAFIQQMKIAAGLSKPIIIHCRTSELATPKAKEKYGPADAAADTCDLIAEHFQSSGLSGIMHCFSGSVDDARRALDLGFYLSFAGNLTYPKAQGIRDAAAFAPADRILVETDAPFLAPIPLRGQRNEPAFVAHTAAALAELRGISPEELAELTTENFHQLFPSTRSSQS, translated from the coding sequence ATGCTCATTGACTCGCACGCGCATCTCGACTTCTATACGACTTCTCCGACCGACCGCGACGAGGTCCTCAGCCGAGCCTGGGACGCTGGAGTTAAGACCATCCTCGCCATTGGCATCGGCGAGAATCCCTCCCAGATGCACGTCGCGCTCGATCTCGCCAACAGCGTCACCAGCAGCCACCAACCGAGCATCTTCGCCAGCGCCGGAATCCACCCCGAGCAGGCCCACAACGCCACCCCCGAAGCCCTGGCCGAACTCGCCCGTCTCGCCGCTCACCCTCGCTGCATCGCGGTCGGTGAGATCGGTCTCGATTACTACCACATCGAGAACCCCGACATCACCACACAGCAGCAGGCGTTCATCCAGCAGATGAAGATCGCTGCCGGCCTGAGCAAGCCCATCATCATCCACTGCCGCACCTCCGAACTCGCTACTCCTAAAGCAAAGGAAAAGTACGGCCCTGCTGACGCGGCAGCCGACACCTGCGACCTCATCGCCGAGCACTTCCAGTCCAGCGGGCTGTCCGGAATCATGCATTGCTTCTCCGGCTCGGTCGATGATGCCCGCCGCGCACTCGACCTCGGCTTCTATCTCTCCTTTGCCGGAAATCTGACTTACCCCAAAGCGCAGGGAATCCGCGATGCCGCCGCCTTTGCGCCCGCCGACCGCATCCTGGTCGAAACCGATGCTCCCTTCCTCGCTCCCATCCCCCTGCGCGGCCAGCGAAACGAACCAGCCTTCGTCGCTCACACGGCGGCAGCCCTCGCTGAGTTGCGGGGCATCTCACCAGAGGAGCTGGCTGAGCTTACGACGGAAAACTTCCACCAACTGTTCCCCTCCACACGTTCCTCGCAGTCCTGA
- a CDS encoding YajQ family cyclic di-GMP-binding protein has protein sequence MASDNSFDVVSKVELQEVKNAIDQASKEVGARFDLKDSKSKIELEGTETIQLASQDEYKLEAVKEILSQKLVKRGISLKNLEYEKIEPAANSSVRQKIKLKQGINSDAAKKIVAAIKESKLKAQASIQGDTVRVVSKDRDVLQQIISKLRAGDYGVELQFSNYRTN, from the coding sequence ATGGCATCTGATAACAGCTTCGACGTAGTCAGCAAAGTAGAGCTTCAGGAGGTCAAGAACGCAATTGACCAGGCTTCCAAGGAGGTCGGCGCCCGCTTCGACCTGAAGGACTCCAAATCGAAGATCGAATTGGAAGGAACCGAGACGATCCAACTCGCCTCGCAGGACGAGTACAAGCTTGAGGCTGTCAAGGAGATCCTCTCCCAGAAGCTCGTCAAGCGTGGAATTTCGCTCAAGAATCTTGAGTACGAGAAGATCGAACCCGCCGCCAACTCCTCGGTCCGTCAGAAGATCAAGCTGAAGCAGGGCATCAACTCCGACGCCGCCAAAAAGATTGTTGCCGCCATCAAGGAGTCCAAGCTGAAGGCTCAGGCCAGCATCCAGGGCGACACCGTCCGTGTTGTTTCCAAGGACCGCGACGTGCTCCAGCAGATCATCTCCAAGCTCCGCGCCGG
- a CDS encoding methylated-DNA--[protein]-cysteine S-methyltransferase yields MSLSYKEIDSPVGKLKLVASAKGLVAILWHNDRPKRVPLGEMVEEPGQKVLVETEKQLTEYFAGERREFELPLDMRGTQFQKDVWDALVGIPFGETRSYGDLARQLGNPAASRAVGAANGKNPISIVVPCHRVIGSSGKLTGFAGGMDIKAHLLAMERGEKALF; encoded by the coding sequence ATGAGCCTGTCTTACAAAGAGATTGATTCGCCGGTAGGAAAGCTGAAGCTGGTGGCGAGCGCGAAGGGCCTGGTGGCGATTTTGTGGCACAACGACAGGCCGAAACGGGTTCCTTTAGGTGAGATGGTGGAGGAGCCGGGACAGAAAGTGCTTGTCGAGACAGAGAAGCAGCTCACGGAGTACTTCGCTGGCGAGCGAAGAGAGTTTGAGTTGCCGTTGGATATGCGTGGGACGCAGTTTCAAAAAGATGTGTGGGACGCACTGGTTGGAATACCGTTTGGCGAGACGAGGAGTTACGGGGATCTCGCGAGACAGTTGGGGAATCCGGCGGCGAGCCGTGCTGTGGGAGCGGCGAATGGAAAGAATCCGATCTCGATTGTGGTGCCCTGTCATCGCGTGATCGGGAGTTCGGGAAAGCTGACGGGATTTGCTGGCGGGATGGACATAAAAGCCCACTTGCTGGCGATGGAGCGAGGGGAGAAGGCGCTGTTTTAG
- a CDS encoding NAD(P)-dependent alcohol dehydrogenase, with protein MKAWQLQAFGRENLVLNDIPQPTPGPGEALIRISSVALNYRDKLLYDGNYNPHLEFPMTQVADAVGEIVALGPETSRFKTGDRVVTNYCTRWIDGPPTSKESLYTLGNVIPGALAEYLVLTEQALALAPSYLTNDEAAALPCAGLTAWYSLVEKGGLNAKQIVLLQGTGGVSLFGLQIAHAFGATTIVTSSSDEKLQRARALGATHTINYKTHPDWEKEALAITNKEGVDQILEVVGGPNLAHSIKAIRPEGQISIIGIIDGFDATIPLFGMIQKLGVLRGITVGPRRALEDMLRKFDELKLRPVIDSVYSFHDARKAFDRLEEGAFGKIVIRVRD; from the coding sequence ATGAAAGCATGGCAGCTTCAGGCCTTCGGACGAGAAAACCTCGTCCTCAATGACATCCCTCAGCCAACACCGGGCCCCGGCGAAGCTCTCATTCGCATCTCCTCCGTCGCACTCAACTATCGCGATAAGCTCCTCTACGACGGCAACTACAACCCGCACCTTGAATTCCCCATGACCCAGGTCGCCGATGCAGTCGGCGAGATTGTCGCTCTTGGTCCCGAAACATCGCGCTTCAAGACCGGCGACCGCGTCGTCACCAACTACTGCACTCGCTGGATCGACGGACCTCCCACCTCTAAGGAATCTCTTTACACGCTGGGCAATGTCATTCCCGGCGCCCTCGCCGAGTACCTCGTCCTCACTGAGCAGGCCCTCGCCCTCGCACCGTCCTACCTTACCAACGACGAGGCCGCCGCGCTTCCTTGCGCCGGGCTCACCGCCTGGTACTCCCTTGTCGAAAAAGGCGGCCTCAACGCCAAGCAGATCGTACTGCTTCAAGGCACTGGCGGAGTCTCCCTCTTCGGTCTCCAGATCGCCCACGCCTTTGGAGCCACCACCATCGTCACCTCATCCAGCGACGAAAAGCTCCAGCGCGCCAGGGCTCTCGGAGCTACTCACACCATCAACTACAAAACTCACCCCGACTGGGAAAAAGAAGCCCTCGCTATCACCAACAAGGAGGGCGTCGACCAGATCCTCGAGGTTGTCGGAGGTCCCAACCTCGCCCATTCCATCAAGGCCATCCGGCCCGAAGGCCAGATCTCCATCATCGGAATCATCGATGGCTTCGACGCTACCATCCCGCTCTTCGGCATGATTCAGAAGCTCGGAGTCCTGCGCGGCATTACCGTAGGCCCTCGCCGCGCGCTCGAAGACATGCTGCGCAAGTTCGACGAACTCAAGCTCCGCCCCGTCATCGACTCCGTCTACTCCTTCCACGACGCCCGCAAGGCCTTCGACCGGCTTGAGGAAGGAGCCTTCGGCAAAATCGTCATCCGCGTCCGCGACTAA